A region from the Flavobacteriales bacterium genome encodes:
- a CDS encoding ABC-F family ATP-binding cassette domain-containing protein — protein sequence MNYLSVERVSKRFGPRQLFEDVSFGLERGQRMGLLARNGAGKSTLLKCIAGEDKPDSGIITFRKDIRVAYLSQDMQMHGTRTLVDEVLDNNDPISTAIRAYEHALAKHSPDLQKAIDRMEELHAWDHEARIKGILHLFGLHDLEQPVNTLSGGQQKRLALAKTLVTKPDLVILDEPTNHLDLDMIEMLEDELDTPGMTLLLVTHDRYFLDRVCDEIVELEGGSLHRFKGNYSYYVEKRAQLDEVRDATQDKLRSLMRHELEWIRKMPRARGTKSKSRVDAFKNLKEEATRKFDKEEVSLEIIGNRLGGKVIEARNLTKSFGEKIIVKGFSHSFKAGDRFGIVGSNGIGKSTFIDLLIGRQQPDAGTTSMGDTVVLGYFDQKGLQLKEDRRVIDVVRDIAEIIPMSKGRKITASQLLERFLFTKEQQQQWASLLSGGERRRLHLCTVLMANPNVLILDEPTNDLDIPTLNAMEDFLAELNVCLLVVSHDRFFMDKICSRLLVFEGEGRIKEFVGNYTELRDRKQQEKARLSAAQSQQRAAEAAATAVATSTAKAKKMTYAERLELEKLDQEMPQLETRKEQLTASFAEAGISHDEMMKRSAELEALIKELDAKSERWLMLMEKAENA from the coding sequence ATGAACTACCTCTCCGTCGAACGTGTCAGCAAGCGCTTCGGTCCGCGCCAACTGTTCGAGGACGTGAGCTTCGGCTTGGAGCGCGGCCAGCGCATGGGCCTGCTCGCGCGGAACGGTGCCGGCAAGAGCACCCTGCTCAAGTGCATCGCCGGTGAAGACAAGCCGGACAGCGGCATCATCACCTTCCGCAAGGACATCCGCGTGGCCTACCTCAGCCAGGACATGCAGATGCACGGCACGCGTACGCTGGTGGATGAAGTGCTCGACAACAACGATCCGATCAGCACGGCCATCCGCGCATACGAACACGCCCTGGCCAAGCACAGTCCCGACTTGCAGAAGGCCATCGATCGCATGGAAGAACTTCATGCATGGGACCATGAGGCGCGCATCAAAGGCATCCTGCACCTCTTCGGCCTGCACGATCTGGAGCAGCCGGTGAACACCCTCAGCGGTGGACAACAGAAGCGCTTGGCGCTGGCCAAAACGCTGGTCACCAAACCAGACCTCGTCATCCTCGACGAGCCCACTAACCACCTCGATCTCGACATGATCGAGATGCTCGAGGACGAGCTGGACACGCCGGGCATGACGTTGCTCCTTGTCACACACGACCGTTACTTCCTTGACCGCGTGTGCGACGAGATCGTGGAACTGGAGGGCGGGTCGCTGCACCGCTTCAAGGGCAACTACAGCTACTACGTTGAGAAACGCGCACAGCTCGACGAGGTGCGCGATGCCACGCAGGACAAGCTGCGGAGCCTCATGCGCCACGAACTGGAGTGGATCCGCAAAATGCCCCGTGCACGCGGCACCAAGAGCAAGAGCCGCGTCGACGCGTTCAAGAACCTGAAGGAAGAAGCCACCCGGAAGTTCGACAAGGAGGAGGTGTCGCTGGAGATCATCGGCAACCGCCTCGGCGGCAAGGTGATCGAAGCGCGCAACCTCACCAAGAGCTTCGGGGAGAAGATCATCGTCAAGGGCTTCAGCCATTCGTTCAAGGCCGGCGACCGGTTCGGCATCGTGGGGAGCAACGGCATCGGCAAGAGCACCTTCATCGACCTGCTCATCGGGCGCCAGCAGCCCGATGCCGGCACCACCAGCATGGGCGATACGGTGGTGCTCGGCTACTTCGACCAGAAGGGCTTGCAACTGAAGGAAGACAGGCGCGTGATCGACGTAGTGCGCGACATCGCCGAGATCATCCCCATGAGCAAGGGCCGCAAGATCACGGCCAGCCAGCTGCTAGAGCGCTTCCTCTTCACCAAGGAGCAACAACAGCAATGGGCCAGCCTCCTGAGCGGCGGCGAACGACGGCGCCTGCACCTCTGCACGGTGCTCATGGCCAACCCCAACGTGCTCATCCTCGACGAGCCCACCAACGATCTCGACATCCCAACGCTCAACGCCATGGAGGACTTCCTGGCCGAGCTCAACGTATGCCTGTTGGTGGTGAGCCACGACCGCTTCTTCATGGACAAGATCTGCAGCCGCCTGCTGGTCTTCGAGGGCGAAGGCCGCATCAAGGAGTTCGTTGGCAACTACACCGAGCTGCGCGACCGCAAGCAACAGGAGAAAGCACGGCTTTCGGCCGCGCAATCGCAGCAGCGCGCCGCCGAGGCTGCCGCAACCGCAGTTGCGACTTCCACGGCCAAGGCAAAGAAGATGACCTACGCCGAGCGACTTGAGCTGGAGAAGCTGGACCAGGAAATGCCGCAGCTGGAGACACGCAAAGAACAGCTGACCGCCTCGTTCGCGGAAGCTGGCATCAGCCATGATGAAATGATGAAGCGCAGTGCCGAGCTGGAAGCGCTCATCAAGGAACTCGACGCGAAGAGCGAGCGCTGGCTGATGCTGATGGAAAAGGCGGAGAACGCCTGA
- a CDS encoding gliding motility-associated C-terminal domain-containing protein, whose protein sequence is MRLVLVMVLNGAVGLTACKKEKAARIDLEPAFLYCDDTINVNVPNLFTPTGDGINDVFYPFVYNGTITYFEITTSGGGSVMETDVFNPVWDGRTGLPEDQRRFSGRYFYHLIAELDNGTTINVTRSFYMVLDHERPCFSTDVVPVFGDQFDPRLCGISYATNDLVCVQ, encoded by the coding sequence ATGCGGCTGGTCCTTGTCATGGTCCTCAATGGTGCTGTTGGCCTTACGGCATGCAAGAAGGAGAAGGCGGCCAGGATCGACCTGGAGCCAGCGTTCCTGTACTGTGATGACACTATCAACGTGAACGTGCCCAACCTTTTCACACCGACCGGCGACGGGATCAATGACGTGTTCTACCCGTTCGTCTACAATGGCACGATCACCTACTTCGAGATAACGACCTCTGGTGGCGGTTCCGTGATGGAGACCGACGTTTTCAATCCTGTTTGGGATGGCAGGACCGGTCTTCCAGAGGACCAGCGTCGGTTCTCCGGCCGCTATTTCTACCACTTGATAGCGGAACTGGACAACGGGACCACGATCAATGTCACACGTTCGTTCTACATGGTGCTGGACCACGAGCGCCCTTGCTTCAGCACGGATGTTGTGCCCGTCTTCGGCGATCAGTTCGACCCGCGTTTGTGCGGGATCTCTTACGCGACCAACGACTTGGTCTGCGTGCAGTAG
- a CDS encoding SRPBCC family protein codes for MTRIESKQVEIAKPAADLYNFLQDMNNFKQLLPQDKISDWQSDGKSCSFKVAGAATIGLMLDGGTAPNHVRLKATDRSPFPFTLDVHLNEEGGLTKLGQVFEADLNTFLKMMVEKPLTNLFNHIADKMKAVHG; via the coding sequence ATGACCCGCATCGAGAGCAAGCAAGTGGAGATCGCGAAGCCCGCGGCCGACCTCTACAACTTCCTGCAGGACATGAACAACTTCAAGCAGTTGTTGCCGCAGGACAAGATCAGCGATTGGCAGAGCGACGGGAAGTCGTGCTCGTTCAAAGTGGCGGGTGCGGCGACCATCGGCTTGATGCTCGACGGCGGCACAGCCCCGAACCATGTGCGCTTGAAGGCCACGGACCGCAGCCCGTTCCCGTTCACCCTGGATGTGCACCTGAACGAGGAGGGCGGCCTCACCAAGCTGGGACAAGTCTTCGAGGCGGACCTGAACACCTTCCTGAAAATGATGGTGGAGAAGCCGCTCACGAACCTCTTCAACCACATCGCCGACAAGATGAAGGCGGTGCACGGGTAG
- a CDS encoding PD40 domain-containing protein, which yields MMKKTALILAGTILAHASVAQEGFKRTQTRMLDEAELLMQAEAFADAAKIYRRLLPIDTTFAEVSYNLGMCEWRLPGRWAQSAGHFAQAVRNGSVEAHYMLALCRHRQQRFEEALALFATYKHLEGRSVPDADVDRHAAMSMVARTLTRTPEDQVIINLGATVNSKAHDYCPLVTADRSKMFFTSRREGTMGEKRDQNGQWYEDIWRSNRMNGSWMPAQNIGAPLNTEAMDATVGMSPTGDTLIIYRSDADLNGGDLYMTRRTPVGWTVPELLTEHVNSGDHEPSASLGPGGTSIYFTSDREGGQGGRDIWCVKRLPNGEWSLPLNLGPTINSAYDEDAPFMHADGQTMFFSSNGHGTMGGYDIFKSALLEPEGNTWTEPENMGSPLNTVNDDIYFCLSDDGRTGYFSSERPEGFGAQDIYEVRFPENQLEFVAVMGVVTDPLDEPLRARITLVDMSRSETHGIYNTNASTGRYLMVVEPGRTYRMLVESDGCTAYTGEFKPVMTNGQRELLMDVRMTRAVAQTAPAAHGK from the coding sequence ATGATGAAGAAGACCGCACTGATCCTTGCAGGAACGATCCTGGCGCACGCTTCCGTGGCACAGGAAGGCTTCAAGCGAACGCAGACGCGCATGCTGGATGAAGCAGAGCTGCTCATGCAAGCCGAGGCCTTTGCGGATGCCGCGAAGATCTACCGGCGCCTGCTGCCCATTGATACCACGTTCGCCGAGGTGAGCTACAACCTTGGCATGTGCGAGTGGAGGCTACCGGGCCGATGGGCGCAGTCGGCAGGCCATTTTGCGCAAGCGGTGCGCAATGGCAGTGTCGAGGCGCACTACATGCTGGCGCTGTGCCGCCATCGTCAACAGCGTTTCGAAGAGGCGCTTGCACTCTTCGCGACCTATAAGCATCTGGAGGGGCGCTCGGTACCTGATGCCGACGTTGACCGCCACGCGGCCATGAGCATGGTGGCCCGCACGTTAACGCGCACGCCCGAGGATCAAGTGATCATCAACCTCGGGGCGACGGTGAACAGCAAGGCGCACGACTACTGCCCCTTGGTGACGGCTGACAGGTCGAAGATGTTCTTTACCAGCCGGCGCGAAGGCACCATGGGCGAAAAGCGGGACCAGAACGGCCAGTGGTACGAGGACATCTGGCGCAGCAACCGCATGAACGGCAGCTGGATGCCTGCGCAGAACATCGGTGCACCCCTGAACACCGAGGCGATGGACGCCACAGTGGGCATGAGCCCGACCGGCGATACGCTCATCATCTACCGCAGCGACGCCGACCTGAACGGTGGCGACCTGTACATGACACGCCGCACGCCCGTGGGTTGGACCGTTCCCGAACTGCTCACCGAGCACGTGAACAGCGGGGACCATGAACCCAGCGCCAGTTTGGGCCCTGGCGGAACGAGCATCTATTTCACCAGCGATCGCGAGGGTGGTCAAGGTGGCCGTGACATATGGTGCGTGAAGCGCCTGCCCAACGGTGAGTGGAGCCTACCGCTGAACCTCGGTCCGACCATCAACAGTGCGTACGATGAGGATGCACCGTTCATGCACGCGGATGGGCAGACCATGTTCTTCAGCAGCAACGGCCACGGAACGATGGGCGGCTACGACATCTTCAAGAGCGCGCTGCTGGAACCCGAGGGCAACACCTGGACGGAGCCCGAGAACATGGGCAGTCCGCTCAATACGGTGAACGACGACATCTACTTCTGCTTGAGCGACGACGGACGGACGGGCTACTTCAGCAGTGAACGGCCGGAGGGGTTCGGCGCCCAGGACATCTACGAAGTGCGGTTCCCCGAAAACCAGCTGGAGTTCGTTGCCGTGATGGGCGTGGTCACCGATCCGCTGGATGAGCCGCTCCGCGCACGGATCACGCTGGTGGACATGTCGCGGTCGGAGACCCACGGCATCTACAACACGAACGCTTCGACCGGTCGCTACTTGATGGTGGTGGAACCCGGCCGCACCTACCGCATGCTGGTGGAAAGTGATGGATGCACCGCCTACACCGGTGAGTTCAAGCCGGTGATGACGAACGGACAACGCGAACTGCTGATGGACGTGCGCATGACGCGCGCCGTGGCGCAAACGGCCCCCGCCGCGCATGGCAAGTAG
- a CDS encoding type IX secretion system membrane protein PorP/SprF, translated as MASRGALVLLLGLCVRVSHAQDAHFTQFYASPTYLSPAFAGTSAQTRFALAYRDQWPSIPGTFTTAFASFDHYLRELNSGIGVNVMHDRAGSGALRYTAVNVQYAYEIQLKRKVFLRPALQFGYVNHSVDWGRLVFGDQLARGGNVGTYESLEGRSANWTDFSSGLLYFTPKTWLGMSWHHMNRPNQSLLKSESAVPGKFSLHGGRRMKLKTRLIKQKHQYVIAAFNYRAQGKYDQLDLGAYYEREPFFMGLWYRGLPLFKAYAPGYGNSDAIAIVLGVSVNDLRIGYSYDLTISKLASRSGGAHELTLSYELADKRKKKSMAKRRVVPCAKF; from the coding sequence ATGGCAAGTAGGGGCGCGCTGGTGCTGCTGTTGGGGTTGTGTGTGCGTGTGTCGCATGCGCAAGACGCCCATTTCACGCAGTTCTATGCGAGCCCCACCTATTTGAGCCCCGCCTTCGCCGGTACCTCGGCGCAAACGCGCTTTGCGCTGGCTTACCGCGACCAGTGGCCATCGATCCCGGGAACGTTCACGACCGCCTTCGCAAGTTTCGACCACTACCTGCGCGAGCTGAACAGCGGCATAGGTGTGAACGTGATGCATGACCGTGCAGGCAGCGGTGCCTTGCGCTATACCGCCGTCAACGTCCAGTACGCGTATGAGATACAGTTGAAGCGCAAGGTCTTCTTGCGGCCTGCACTGCAGTTCGGCTACGTGAACCACAGTGTGGATTGGGGGCGTTTGGTGTTCGGTGACCAACTGGCGCGGGGTGGCAATGTGGGTACGTACGAGAGCCTGGAGGGACGTTCGGCGAACTGGACCGATTTCAGCAGTGGCTTGCTCTACTTCACCCCGAAGACCTGGCTCGGAATGTCATGGCACCACATGAACAGACCGAACCAATCGCTGCTGAAGAGCGAGAGCGCGGTGCCCGGGAAGTTCAGCCTGCATGGTGGACGCCGGATGAAATTGAAGACGCGGTTGATCAAGCAGAAGCACCAGTATGTCATCGCTGCGTTCAATTACCGCGCGCAGGGGAAGTACGACCAGCTCGACCTTGGGGCCTACTACGAGCGCGAGCCCTTCTTCATGGGCTTGTGGTACCGCGGGTTGCCGTTGTTCAAGGCCTATGCGCCGGGCTACGGCAACAGCGATGCGATCGCCATCGTGCTCGGCGTTTCCGTGAACGATCTACGCATCGGCTACAGCTATGATCTGACGATCAGCAAGCTGGCCAGCCGGTCCGGTGGTGCGCACGAGCTCACCTTGAGCTACGAACTGGCCGACAAGCGCAAGAAGAAGAGCATGGCCAAGCGCCGCGTGGTGCCGTGCGCCAAGTTCTGA
- a CDS encoding orotate phosphoribosyltransferase, giving the protein MDARLDPALKVAEFLLQIKAVKLSPNKPFTWASGWKSPIYCDNRKTLSYPAVRTYIRQQFVQAIEHEFGRPDMIAGVATGGIAHGALVAHDMGLPFVYVRSSAKEHGMKNQVEGDIGTGRNVVVVEDLVSTGKSSLMAAAALREEGIEVKGMVSIFTYGFDEAREAFDTAKVKLFSLTNYSILLDQALHSGYITEKDLLPLNEWRKSPATWGKVKAES; this is encoded by the coding sequence ATGGATGCACGTCTTGATCCCGCGTTGAAAGTAGCCGAGTTCCTGCTGCAGATCAAAGCGGTGAAGTTGAGCCCGAATAAACCGTTCACTTGGGCCAGTGGTTGGAAGAGCCCGATCTACTGCGACAACCGAAAGACGCTTTCGTACCCCGCCGTGCGCACCTACATCCGGCAGCAGTTCGTGCAGGCCATCGAGCACGAGTTCGGTCGTCCGGACATGATCGCCGGTGTTGCGACGGGCGGTATCGCGCATGGTGCACTTGTAGCGCACGACATGGGACTACCTTTCGTGTACGTGCGCAGCAGCGCGAAGGAGCACGGCATGAAGAACCAGGTGGAGGGCGACATCGGCACCGGCCGCAACGTGGTGGTGGTGGAGGATCTGGTGAGCACCGGCAAGAGCAGCTTGATGGCGGCCGCGGCGTTGCGAGAGGAAGGCATTGAGGTCAAAGGCATGGTGAGCATCTTCACCTACGGGTTCGATGAAGCACGTGAGGCCTTCGACACGGCCAAGGTGAAGCTGTTCTCGCTCACCAACTACAGCATCCTGCTGGATCAAGCGCTTCACAGCGGCTACATCACCGAGAAGGACCTGCTGCCGTTGAACGAATGGCGCAAGAGCCCGGCGACATGGGGAAAAGTGAAGGCTGAAAGCTGA
- a CDS encoding NUDIX domain-containing protein — translation MQRKYVVWSGGRRLELVASGHRVMDVDNEDALVVSVKNEADLQAALHGIGMSSTSNVVLHSPSLDELWTWYRSRFTFVQAAGGAVTDENNRLLVMHRRNMWDLPKGKVDEGEAIPVAAVREVMEECGLKSVRIDPVFNATGHGLLCSTWHTYDHKGKQFLKRTDWFLMRSTSGEKLIAQEEEDITEVRWMSAAELDASREGFYPTLHEVIEAWHTAR, via the coding sequence ATGCAGCGAAAGTATGTGGTTTGGTCAGGAGGGCGCAGGTTGGAGTTGGTGGCTTCAGGCCACCGGGTGATGGATGTGGACAATGAGGATGCGCTCGTCGTGTCCGTGAAGAACGAGGCAGACCTGCAGGCGGCGCTCCACGGCATTGGGATGTCGTCCACGAGCAATGTTGTTCTGCATTCACCCTCACTTGACGAACTGTGGACCTGGTACCGGTCACGCTTCACCTTCGTGCAAGCCGCAGGCGGTGCAGTCACCGATGAGAACAACCGACTGCTGGTGATGCACCGCCGTAACATGTGGGACCTGCCCAAAGGCAAGGTGGACGAGGGTGAAGCGATCCCCGTGGCCGCAGTGCGCGAGGTGATGGAAGAATGCGGGTTGAAGTCTGTGCGCATCGACCCGGTGTTCAACGCGACAGGTCACGGACTACTGTGCAGTACCTGGCACACGTACGACCACAAGGGCAAGCAGTTCCTCAAGCGCACCGATTGGTTCCTGATGCGTTCCACTTCCGGGGAAAAGCTCATCGCCCAGGAAGAGGAGGACATCACCGAAGTGCGTTGGATGAGCGCCGCCGAACTGGACGCCAGCCGTGAAGGATTCTACCCCACGCTGCACGAGGTCATCGAGGCGTGGCACACGGCGCGCTGA